Proteins from a genomic interval of Rosa chinensis cultivar Old Blush chromosome 2, RchiOBHm-V2, whole genome shotgun sequence:
- the LOC112185203 gene encoding uncharacterized protein LOC112185203, translating to MEADTPKTQKSSYAAALSQGSPIPFAIADLPSPFLEDGLTSIRISEEPFLRGLVRCKTNLIGRASSPVKTPDLVQQLKLLWSGLDPWTVAPLGRGFFMLQFNNLVDMQRVWSSGTVRLNPGMLRLIKWSPEFSPSTYTNSFAQVWVRFWDLGFAYWDQQTLFEIASGIGTPLKLDPRTMNRTVGLFARILVDVDFSQPPLDKLIITRANGEVVVIGVEYESVPDICTRCGIVGHVAGTCRSMASVDPVAAIPNERGRSTERSDLKRRRNNRPRKSQHNSKHGDAIRRPVRARQPDVSPRPATTTANLRHDVDDTMASPVLNNVEIFPAAPSITAIPAFTATPVLDEPVMPAVPVQHSDSSDSVPPGFTRMETEFDLQPASSTSTPVVSSVAPPIIMADYNQSDYQMGVRTDLLEEGDFTPVLHKKSKKLLKQNEKAKMKIISHKPVGRALLRKGASLKRF from the coding sequence ATGGAGGCAGACACCCCGAAAACACAAAAGTCCTCCTATGCTGCAGCTCTGTCTCAGGGGTCCCCGATCCCCTTTGCCATTGCTGACCTGCCCTCCCCTTTTTTAGAAGATGGTTTGACTTCTATTCGCATCTCCGAGGAACCATTTCTTCGCGGTCTTGTGAGATGCAAGACCAACTTGATTGGTCGAGCTTCTTCCCCAGTCAAGACTCCAGACCTTGTACAACAATTGAAGCTACTATGGTCGGGCCTTGATCCCTGGACTGTGGCACCTCTAGGCAGGGGTTTTTTCATGCTCCAGTTCAATAACTTGGTTGACATGCAGCGCGTTTGGTCGTCGGGGACTGTACGACTTAATCCTGGCATGCTCCGTTTGATTAAATGGTCACCTGAGTTCTCGCCATCTACATACACAAATTCCTTCGCACAGGTCTGGGTGCGCTTTTGGGATTTAGGGTTTGCCTACTGGGATCAACAAACTCTTTTTGAAATTGCATCTGGTATTGGTACTCCCCTTAAACTTGACCCTCGTACCATGAACCGCACCGTGGGCTTGTTTGCCAGAATTCTTGTGGATGTAGACTTCTCGCAGCCTCCTCTTGACAAGCTCATAATCACTAGGGCCAATGGTGAGGTTGTGGTGATTGGAGTCGAATATGAGTCTGTACCTGACATCTGCACCAGGTGTGGGATAGTTGGTCATGTCGCTGGTACTTGCCGCTCTATGGCATCGGTCGACCCAGTGGCTGCTATCCCAAACGAGCGGGGAAGGTCAACAGAGCGTTCTGACCTGAAGAGAAGGAGGAACAATCGACCACGCAAGTCACAACACAACTCAAAGCATGGGGATGCAATTAGGAGACCAGTCAGAGCCAGACAACCTGATGTTTCGCCACGGCCGGCAACCACAACTGCAAACTTAAGGCACGACGTGGATGATACGATGGCTTCACCTGTTTTGAATAATGTCGAGATTTTCCCAGCAGCTCCATCTATCACTGCAATTCCAGCTTTCACTGCTACTCCAGTTTTGGATGAGCCGGTGATGCCTGCTGTGCCGGTGCAACACTCTGATTCAAGTGATAGCGTCCCGCCTGGATTTACTCGGATGGAAACGGAATTTGATCTCCAACCTGCTAGCTCTACGTCGACTCCCGTGGTTTCTTCAGTTGCTCCACCAATTATTATGGCAGACTACAATCAAAGTGACTACCAGATGGGAGTTAGAACTGACCTTTTGGAGGAAGGTGATTTCACTCCAGTCCTACACAAGAAGTCGAAGAAATTGCTGAAGCAAAATGAGAAagcaaaaatgaaaataatctcCCATAAACCTGTGGGACGTGCTCTCCTTCGTAAGGGAGCTAGTCTCAAGCGTTTCTGA